The genomic interval ATACATATTTCTGTTTTACCAAGTTTGGatttataaacatttctttaaattatctAGGAATCCCGCAGATGCAGCTTATGAGGGCAGCGCTTATGACAACGAAGATGTTTTTTCGGACGATGACGACATCTTCTATggccttgatgacgtcatgggtACATACTTCCAGCAGAGGCGCCAACACGcggataatgacgtcatagccGATGACTCGCGTCTCAGCTGCACCTACGTGGAAGATCACGTGTGTGACGCCGTGCTTCCATACATATATACGTCATACGATCGGGTCCAAGACGAGAAACAAGCCGGAGTTACTTCTATCGTTCTCAGCGAGCTATCCGCTGtactgacgtcatcaaatgtCACGAATGAGTGCACACAGAATCCGTCGTCCCTTCTGTTTCTTTGCAACCTTCAGTATCCGATGTGTTCTCCACAGCCAGGTATAAGCGTTTTAAATTCACAATGATAGAATCGATTAACATTAGTTTGATTTCCTTTCAGGTTCACAACCGTTAATCGAGGCTCCTTGCCACTCCTGGTGTGTGAAAGAACTGACGTCATGCCTTCCAACGTCTTCACTTGCTATATTTCAAACCAtacgtcatcgtgacgtcatcattaacTCGAAAAGCGGCCAACTCATAACCGGAAACCGTCGGACATTTAAGCAAAAAGTTCACAAACGTCTAAAGTTTTCCCAAATAAACAGATCAAATAGAAAGCGCCACGATGAGTACGGTaaccgtgacgtcataaaatatgtatgtgatgtcatattagcTCAAGAATCGTCGAGCGAGGATTGTGTGGATCTCTCTCCTCCAGAAAGACCCGGTAAATATTACTGATCAGATagagaaaaaacattttaacggCAGATAACGATATTTTATAGATCGACAAAGAGAAACGACTGAATCCGTGATAACATCCGTAGTTCCCGAATCCAGATGTGGAGTCGGGATGTTTGCTTGTGATGATGATAAATGCATTGACATTAGGTGGCGCTGTGATGGCTACAACGACTGTGGAGGATCGGAAGACGAAAAGGAATGCGGTGAgtgacaaaataaataaaatcaaataaaagttaaaaagaaactaaaattttaagaaGAAATTACCAGTGTATACACCCGCACCCAGAAATTAGCAGGAAGATCGGGTTTTCATAAACACATTCACAACGTTAGGCAGTTTGTAAAAAAGGGTTGATGTTCACTTTAACATTGAATACCCTATGCAACGGGTAATCCGGGAATTTAACGTTAAGCTGTCCCTTTTTTCTTGCGGTGGAGCTTTGCCCCACTTTAAACGGCAATCCGAGGCTAATCCCTGAATTTCATATCGGTACAACAAAAGCGAGCTTTGTGCGCTTCGTCGATATAATTCGTTTAGTAAACATAGCAGTTTGGTTTTGACCCAGCACGCGGGAAAAATATTAGCtaaaaataaggtaaaaacGTCTGAAAGTTGGGTTTGATGGATTGAAATTTCTTGAACAAATTAtcaaaaggaaaaaatatatatgattcAATATGGAAATTCGTCCCTACGAAACGTCAACTTCCCTTTTAGCTTGCAACCGGCGTGCAACAGATTAGTGGATTCATAGTTGATTTTCTGCAGCACAGACCAGCGTTGTCTACCAGTTCCATAAATAGCTCATATATAACCAGAGTAAAGTATGTCCCGAAACTACTGTCTAAACCGTTAACAGTCTATGCCTTTTGGTGTTTTGGCTATTTGCCTTATAGTTGCCTAATAGCATTTGACGAAGCGACACGGAGTTTTCGAAATATCTTGCAAATAGGTACCGAATCAACCTCGTTAAATAATTGAACAGCCATATTGTCGCTGTCCCTACTTTAAAACATTCTAAATCAATACCCGGTGATCTCTCTGCTTTGGATAATTACGTCATTAATCCAATGACATCACCACCATTAGAAATACAAATGGGATGTAAGGACGTTGGTAATGGTGTTTTGAAACACAGCAGTCAACATTGTTTTGAACGTCGTAAATTGGGTCGATTTTGTAACAGCGTTTGGTCTTTCCACACAGTTTGCGAATACGACAACTTTCGATGTTCCAACGGTCAATGCGTGGACGGTACCAAGGCGTGTGACGGTTTCTATGATTGCCAAGATCGTTCAGATGAACAGCAGTGTCGTAAGTCAAAAACTCGTTTTAACATTTAGTTTGAAACTTTCTTCTTGTTGCCGTAATAATCCAATTAACATTGTTATAACGAGCACATTTTACAGCAACTTGTGGTAGAAACCTGACATCTTGTGGTGATGACCAGCAATGCGTATTGTCCACTTGGTGGTGCGATGGAGACGTGGACTGCAACAACGGACAGGATGAAGCGAATTGCAGTGAGTGACCTAGTGGTTGAAATGATTAATCAGTAGTTGGAACTAACCACAAATTTAAGGTTGTGAAAGTCAAAGCCTGGTTTCCTGCCGTGGAAATGGAAACCAGCAGTGTATTCCTCCCCGCAATGTCTGTGATGGAAAGTTCGACTGTTTGAACGGTTCAGACGAAGACGATTGCCCACAACCAGCCGGACCACGTACGTACTATCACATAGCTGTTTCACCACCAAACTCACTTTGTCTCTTTCTCAATATTTTAGGTTGTGGGCAGTGGCAAATCTTGTGCGACAATGCATGCGTTTCAGTCACAAAACTATGTGACGGAGTAAGTGACTGCGAAGATGGGAGCGACGAAAGTGATTGTGGTATGTTATATTCACCTGTCACTTGCAGTGGTGTCactatttttacaacaatattaCGCAGGTCGGTGTGAAACTGTCACGTTGCAAACTTGTGGTCAGTTGACCTATAATACGACAATGATGCCAAACTTCTTGGGACACGTGACCCAGTTAAAAACGGCGATGAGTCCGGAGTATGTGATGCTGACAACAGTCGTGCATACaaggttaattaaaacacgaagAAACGAGATATGTTTGGGTTTTTAACGAAATAACATTCTCTTTATTTTAGGTGTCATCCATTACTACGAGAACTCGGATGTTTAATACTTGCCCCTCTCAAACAAAGAGGCGGATGCGGCGTCTCCACTGATTCACAAATAAGGTAGAATGCAGGAGTTCATCTTTTATTTTCTACTAAGATCTACATGGCAATTGGGAGTTCGACACGATTCGCTTATTACTTAATGTCAATTCGCACGAAACTGTCGATTAACATCAAcggttttttaatattattttcagaCAACTTCCCTGTCGTTCGCTCTGTGAAGAAGTGAGAAACTCATGTGCCGCTGTCTTGTTTGCTGCTTCCCTTATGTGGCCGAAATTCCTCAGTTGCGAATCCTTTCCATCAAAATCAAATGAAACAAATTGTTACCACCCACTATCTGTAGGCGCAGGTAAATTATATGTTGTATCGCGTCAAAAGCTTGACAAGATCGGATATACACTTTAAACAACTGTATTGTCGGTTGGTAGAACTGCAAAACGAAGTAGGTAGAACTGCAAAACCACTTGTCGTGGTACGTGTATTATTATAGCTGCATTATAGCTTTAAAATTTCGTTAACGaagaacatatatatgtaccaGCCACTTCTTTTAACTCGGTAtttcaatgtttattttcTGAAACACGTCTTTTTATAATCCATTTACTCCCAGGTTGCCCTGACGGCCAATTCGAATGTCATAACTCTACTACGTCATCAGGGCCACAGTGTCTGCCTATCACGTCACGGTGCGATGGAGCAAAGCAATGTCTTGACGGTTCGGATGAAACTGAGTGTAACTGCGCTGATTTGAGTCGGTAAGTTACAAGGAACTGTTTAACTTAAACGATACggaatatttaaacttgaaataCTGTATGACCAAAACAACTTTACGGTGAATTTTCTTCAAGAAATACAAtacaatgtatatacataGGTTTCGGTGCAAATCAGGGGGAAAGTGTTTGTCAATGGAGTTTGTATGTGATGGTCATAAAGATTGTTCTGATAACTCCGACGAAGAGTCGTGCAGTGAGTATAAACAATATCGGTGAATTTATATATtcgggtgggggagatgggacacctttttaatctacTTACTCGTATCATTTGATAGTAATGAAAGAACACtttaaagatattaaaaaccgtgttctcacgactcccatagaccgttattgaTTATCAAAAACCCAATCAGAagatttggatattttgtgctaggAGTGCCCCGTCTTCTCCCAGTCTACTATAGTGTACATGAATTTATCTTGAATATATCATGGCCTACTCATGAGTCCTGATACTCGTATCTTTCTTTAGATAACTGCACAGCCTCTGAAAGGCCTTGTTTCGATTACACCTGCATTTCCAACACCTCTTGGTGTGACGGGAGCGACGATTGTGCCGACGGCAGTGATGAAGCGAACTGCTGTAAGTGGCGAATAAATATTGTTCTGATAAAAACTATTCATCttatgtaattgtttaaaacgctaTATAGTGAAACTACTTCCACCGAGCGACGTCGGAAATATAATTGAAGATACCGCACAAAGCTACACAGAAGCAGGAATGTTGACTGGCTTTGacgttatgacgtcacggtgGTTGCCAATTTGTGCTGACTCATGGAACTATTTGTTGAGTCATCAAGCGTGCCATCAAATGGGGTTCAGGTAATCTTCCTAATTTACGTagctgtattttattttaaactgtaatgtTATTCAGCAAAGCAACAGCATTTCATACAGTTGACTACGTCACGATACGTCACAGACGAACTTGTCACGTGTCACTTAGAAATGGAGATAATCAAAAAATTCGACGCATTCAAGGAGCTCTGCAGTGCGGGTAGGTTTACTTGAAAAGGCgtatatgaaaaaaagtatttttaaatcgaATTAATTTCAAGATCCCAGCACTGCCGTTCCCGTAGTCACGTGAAAATCACGTGCAAACCTCGCTCATGCGGAAAGAGAAATGATGCCAGCGACGGTAGACGAATATATACACGTATACTTGGCGGTAGAACTTCAAGAGACCGCACTTGGCCTTGGATGACCTCGTTAACATTGCCAGGCATGAATCACGTTTGTGGTGCAACTCTAGTACGTCCACAGTGGTTGATATCTGCTGCGCATTGCTTCCACGAGTAAGTTAAATGctcatatagtggggtggggatgATGGGGACACAATTTCATTATATGTTATCGTCTCATTTCACTGGTAGTAAAGGTAAtccattcaaagaattatgaaaccgtatcctcacgacttctatagaccgttgttatatttttaaaacaagatatatgaatattatgtgctaaaagtgtcccattttaccccacagtactatacattttataGTTAAACAATTTGCTACATTAATTTTGGGTTTTACAGAAGGGAGGGACTCGGTATCTGGACCGCTAGACTGAGAACAGGCAGCGGTGGGACGATGGAATATAACGTATCCGAAGTTTATATACACCCAAGGTTGATTTACTTTAACAAAGATCATTGAAATTATTCAAACATTACgtcatttaatttttgtcaTAGGTACAACCCAGAAGCTGTGGATTTTGATATCGCATTGGTGAAACTTAACGGGAGAGTTCGGAGCTTCAATGCAGAGCCTCTATGCCTTCCGACATTTGATATTGACCCAGGCTCGTACTGTGTTATTGCGGGCTGGGGGGTGTCGGGTGAACATCGCGGGGGCGCCCGTAAGCTTCAAGAAGGTTCAGTTCGAGTGATTGAGCGAAGTACCTGCCAGCGGTACTATCCTTACCACGTTATCAGTGATCGAATGATGTGTGCTGGCCGTGGTGGAACCGTTGATGCGTGTAGTGTGAGTATCACGTGACataagtatgacgtcatgagcTTATTGCAAACTAATACCAGGGAGACAGTGGAGGACCGATGATGTGCTGGCATCCCCAGCGCCGCCAGTGGCAGCTCTCTGGCGTCACCAGCTGGGGTTCGTCTTGCAAACCTCATAGCGCACCTGGTGTCTACACTGACGTGAGGTATTTTTCGAAGTGGGCTAAACGACAAATGGACGAACTTGGGTGACGAATACAACAATAAGAGTCAAAAGTCACGGAATATCACATGCACTACGAAGATGAAACGTTGATTTGTGGATATGGGGTCACAATGGGCATTGAAATCAAATCTTCAACTACGTCAGTAACAGACTGGCGACTTTTAATTGTATTCGTCACATTGACGCAACATTGTTCCAAAAAAGTCTTCCGATTTTACAATAACACTGAAGAGTGTTTATCTGTCGCTTTGTTACTTGATTACGCGGTTGCGTCAGTCAGccttaaaactatttataagcgaactatatttaaagtaaacttgataactatatacaaaaaacgTGTACACTTTAATGGCTCAAAGCAAGAGCAGCGTTTGGTGAAAACTTTGGGAAGCTGTTTTGTAAGTGGGCCCAACATT from Ciona intestinalis chromosome 2, KH, whole genome shotgun sequence carries:
- the LOC100180965 gene encoding uncharacterized protein LOC100180965 isoform X2, encoding MHSMHRTRSESADAGCYDNPDIRGKKYRRKALEPLPPPPPPPPDADYGNGETGGWLRKTTSFPTLERATMGREYMLKNHDVMIGTYDVTASGLRSKGGARNMHVKGEKDGKEGQKGERRNESTNREKSADDSESDLLTFVASIDESQPTTDDSDYKYDCEEGNKLEIIVEISSXXXSEETSATTQTSHLGSPPLQSVSTSSVTSPVTPRPTSLFKPGQPKLFYPDHRVAQYTTIRRLADYHQGRCRVEMIPTAAASGCGRYGSSGNTRTSERQSTAGRNNVERGYGTERPNRKRRPLPPRPARPAYATARRDVGVMTPDFEDYRLVTDDDSPLNFAPISYTSTILTTKGAVKYDSKGSPKTCPKVGRKCRFCLILIPTFVAIATTAILIMFLLGVLSTSQTTNEVKGQVTPALTERTPIVKGQPWTSTTLKESSIVSTTVGYGINERKVTPKKNSQKVVFSNTDDGKVSTTQPPVTRKQVAATPRNRSPKTSEKSKRRRRKKHKRKNGEKRKNDQDQSRSGHFRNEDDDVTNSTSERVEELYRGPHHTRVRSNLKYRNPADAAYEGSAYDNEDVFSDDDDIFYGLDDVMGTYFQQRRQHADNDVIADDSRLSCTYVEDHVCDAVLPYIYTSYDRVQDEKQAGVTSIVLSELSAVLTSSNVTNECTQNPSSLLFLCNLQYPMCSPQPGSQPLIEAPCHSWCVKELTSCLPTSSLAIFQTIRHRDVIINSKSGQLITGNRRTFKQKVHKRLKFSQINRSNRKRHDEYGNRDVIKYVCDVILAQESSSEDCVDLSPPERPDRQRETTESVITSVVPESRCGVGMFACDDDKCIDIRWRCDGYNDCGGSEDEKECVCEYDNFRCSNGQCVDGTKACDGFYDCQDRSDEQQCPTCGRNLTSCGDDQQCVLSTWWCDGDVDCNNGQDEANCSCESQSLVSCRGNGNQQCIPPRNVCDGKFDCLNGSDEDDCPQPAGPRCGQWQILCDNACVSVTKLCDGVSDCEDGSDESDCGRCETVTLQTCGQLTYNTTMMPNFLGHVTQLKTAMSPEYVMLTTVVHTRCHPLLRELGCLILAPLKQRGGCGVSTDSQIRQLPCRSLCEEVRNSCAAVLFAASLMWPKFLSCESFPSKSNETNCYHPLSVGAGCPDGQFECHNSTTSSGPQCLPITSRCDGAKQCLDGSDETECNCADLSRFRCKSGGKCLSMEFVCDGHKDCSDNSDEESCNNCTASERPCFDYTCISNTSWCDGSDDCADGSDEANCLKLLPPSDVGNIIEDTAQSYTEAGMLTGFDVMTSRWLPICADSWNYLLSHQACHQMGFSKATAFHTVDYVTIRHRRTCHVSLRNGDNQKIRRIQGALQCGSQHCRSRSHVKITCKPRSCGKRNDASDGRRIYTRILGGRTSRDRTWPWMTSLTLPGMNHVCGATLVRPQWLISAAHCFHEYNPEAVDFDIALVKLNGRVRSFNAEPLCLPTFDIDPGSYCVIAGWGVSGEHRGGARKLQEGSVRVIERSTCQRYYPYHVISDRMMCAGRGGTVDACSGDSGGPMMCWHPQRRQWQLSGVTSWGSSCKPHSAPGVYTDVRYFSKWAKRQMDELG
- the LOC100180965 gene encoding uncharacterized protein LOC100180965 isoform X1 — encoded protein: MHSMHRTRSESADAGCYDNPDIRGKKYRRKALEPLPPPPPPPPDADYGNGETGGWLRKTTSFPTLERATMGREYMLKNHDVMIGTYDVTASGLRSKGGARNMHVKGEKDGKEGQKGERRNESTNREKSADDSESDLLTFVASIDESQPTTDDSDYKYDCEEGNKLEIIVEISSXXXSEETSATTQTSHLGSPPLQSVSTSSVTSPVTPRPTSLFKPGQPKLFYPDHRVAQYTTIRRLADYHQGRCRVEMIPTAAASGCGRYGSSGNTRTSERQSTAGRNNVERGYGTERPNRKRRPLPPRPARPAYATARRDVGVMTPDFEDYRLVTDDDSPLNFAPISYTSTILTTKGAVKYDSKGSPKTCPKVGRKCRFCLILIPTFVAIATTAILIMFLLGVLSTSQTTNEVKGQVTPALTERTPIVKGQPWTSTTLKESSIVSTTVGYGINERKVTPKKNSQKVVFSNTDDGKVSTTQPPVTRKQVAATPRNRSPKTSEKSKRRRRKKHKRKNGEKRKNDQDQSRSGHFRNEDDDVTNSTSERVEELYRGPHHTRVRSNLKYRNPADAAYEGSAYDNEDVFSDDDDIFYGLDDVMGTYFQQRRQHADNDVIADDSRLSCTYVEDHVCDAVLPYIYTSYDRVQDEKQAGVTSIVLSELSAVLTSSNVTNECTQNPSSLLFLCNLQYPMCSPQPGSQPLIEAPCHSWCVKELTSCLPTSSLAIFQTIRHRDVIINSKSGQLITGNRRTFKQKVHKRLKFSQINRSNRKRHDEYGNRDVIKYVCDVILAQESSSEDCVDLSPPERPDRQRETTESVITSVVPESRCGVGMFACDDDKCIDIRWRCDGYNDCGGSEDEKECVCEYDNFRCSNGQCVDGTKACDGFYDCQDRSDEQQCPTCGRNLTSCGDDQQCVLSTWWCDGDVDCNNGQDEANCSCESQSLVSCRGNGNQQCIPPRNVCDGKFDCLNGSDEDDCPQPAGPRCGQWQILCDNACVSVTKLCDGVSDCEDGSDESDCGRCETVTLQTCGQLTYNTTMMPNFLGHVTQLKTAMSPEYVMLTTVVHTRCHPLLRELGCLILAPLKQRGGCGVSTDSQIRQLPCRSLCEEVRNSCAAVLFAASLMWPKFLSCESFPSKSNETNCYHPLSVGAGCPDGQFECHNSTTSSGPQCLPITSRCDGAKQCLDGSDETECNCADLSRFRCKSGGKCLSMEFVCDGHKDCSDNSDEESCNNCTASERPCFDYTCISNTSWCDGSDDCADGSDEANCLKLLPPSDVGNIIEDTAQSYTEAGMLTGFDVMTSRWLPICADSWNYLLSHQACHQMGFSKATAFHTVDYVTIRHRRTCHVSLRNGDNQKIRRIQGALQCGSQHCRSRSHVKITCKPRSCGKRNDASDGRRIYTRILGGRTSRDRTWPWMTSLTLPGMNHVCGATLVRPQWLISAAHCFHEREGLGIWTARLRTGSGGTMEYNVSEVYIHPRYNPEAVDFDIALVKLNGRVRSFNAEPLCLPTFDIDPGSYCVIAGWGVSGEHRGGARKLQEGSVRVIERSTCQRYYPYHVISDRMMCAGRGGTVDACSGDSGGPMMCWHPQRRQWQLSGVTSWGSSCKPHSAPGVYTDVRYFSKWAKRQMDELG